The nucleotide sequence ATCAATGTCCCTTACAGTGTCATCATCTCCTTTATTGTTTTCTCCATAAATTATGTGAGGATCCTTATTCTCTCCGGACTTGGGTTTATCTAATGTTCCAAATGGCTTATCATCTATGTGGCTAGGCTTATCAATTTCAAGCCGTTGACGTTTCCGTGACGTCATCTCCTCTTCACTGCTATCGTCCCGCGCTtcaatttcagcattttctCTCCATCGCTGTTTTCTCGACTCGTGTGATGCTATCATCTCGTCAAGGGTCactgtaataaaaaaattggcatCATTTCATGCACTTAAGTATACACATGTCAACACAAAACACATCTCTACATCattcacaaacaaataaatagagAAGCTTCTGTAAGTTaccatgtatacattttatcaaatctgtttgttttaataatatggGCTCTTGAAAggcttaaaggcgcacaatacaggctgattcaaaaataaaaatattatcatgtttatctcatttgatttaatgatcaaaaccaaaaacaacagcatatcATTTACGTAGAGATAAAGAAATAgcaatatttttgcatttttttaactcTGGAAATTGTGGCCACATCGCTATTATTTCCACAAACCCAATTTTTAAGGttagtattttttatctgttatatgcttttttatcatttgagtCAAATGAGTAAGACAAgtcaaaactaaaaataaatacttttggcatcaacctatattgtgcgcctttaaatcATTTGGACTCCTGCAATGGTAGGTCATctgaatacaaatacaagtcTGGGCAAATGAATATTCTTCAAGTTTGTGATTAATAGACATCAATCGTTTTACAATTGGTAGTATGTGATATATGATGATTGCAAGTGCAATTACACTATAAAGCTGACTTAATCAAAGTGAACAACACTTTGTCAGGAACTACTTTTCATCATGGGTGTGGTTTCTACCAATTGTGAAGTCGTTCCATGAAAAACTGTAGATTACGAAGAAGTTTAAgtcttaaaatgatattaaccTACAGACAGAGAAGGTTGACAGACTGCCAAAGTGACCTCTATATACTTATTGTAGTCTCAAACTACTGATTATTTTCAGCGATGTTCCGGtgatcaattataatcaaaaatTATAATCAAAAATGGATTGGTTGAGCCTGAAAattgtatttggtcataattGATCATATATTCAGATTACTCCTGAACTTGATCAACCCTGTTGTACGGACTACTTACAGCCTCCCTGTCTCTCCATCAGCACCTTAGGATTCCTGTCTTCTACGAGCCATTCAGACTGCATCAGTAAAGGGGGACTCAGATCACACCAGGCCGCAATGTCACAGTCTGAAAAAATGACAGAAAGATTAGTTCAAATCCAATTTACAGTagataaaagaataaaaagcaCCTTTACTAGTTCATTTATCACCCGAATATTGTCTCACAAATATTTGAGAGTCCGATACATCAACTGTAACTTACAATACATGTAAAGTGAATCATGCCATCTTGATGAgactttttgtttataataaacctgagaatgtttgaaaacttattcataaaaaaggctttcataatttaaaactcattatttgaattttgtttattgtcaGAAGTAAAACTACAACTTTAACTACATAGATAAGTGTCAAATATCTGAATATTTATAATAGGGTTCATAAACAGGAGGAATACAT is from Mya arenaria isolate MELC-2E11 chromosome 9, ASM2691426v1 and encodes:
- the LOC128246612 gene encoding uncharacterized protein LOC128246612 isoform X2 → MSSDAPLCLYDADFGGEFEWIYEADCDIAAWCDLSPPLLMQSEWLVEDRNPKVLMERQGGLTLDEMIASHESRKQRWRENAEIEARDDSSEEEMTSRKRQRLEIDKPSHIDDKPFGTLDKPKSGENKDPHIIYGENNKGDDDTVRDIDGETTNMKADKDICDSKTSLKDNGEENLETSENGMKGEEKVGRSTQEEIGESSVISQTGE